In the Candidatus Cloacimonas acidaminovorans str. Evry genome, one interval contains:
- a CDS encoding putative zinc-binding protein, with translation MTNENTCSCSCNCNTGEENSKCATNLATNKVYACSGASNVGVISFELAKTLHLKNQYKMGCTSGVAAGEFEVQNTIQQEGNQDLVIDGCPIACVQKILEQKGIKGFKHIIVTEFGIDKEATFDFEPAIIIQMIDKIMY, from the coding sequence ATGACAAATGAAAATACTTGTAGCTGTTCCTGTAATTGTAATACAGGAGAAGAAAATAGCAAGTGTGCAACTAATTTAGCAACAAACAAAGTTTACGCATGTAGTGGAGCCAGTAATGTAGGTGTCATTTCTTTTGAGCTTGCGAAGACATTGCATCTGAAGAATCAATATAAAATGGGTTGTACATCCGGAGTTGCAGCTGGTGAATTTGAAGTACAAAATACAATTCAACAGGAAGGTAATCAGGATTTAGTGATTGACGGGTGTCCGATTGCGTGTGTGCAAAAAATCTTAGAGCAAAAGGGAATAAAGGGTTTTAAGCATATAATTGTGACAGAATTTGGCATAGATAAAGAAGCAACATTTGATTTTGAACCTGCTATAATTATTCAAATGATAGATAAAATAATGTATTAG
- a CDS encoding ArsR/SmtB family transcription factor produces the protein MKNDPKYQYMSTIMKAMAHPTRLFILDLLAEKEYCVCELQKQIGTDISTVSRHLAVLKNAKLICSHKVNNQVWYNLLCPCVLNFYNCLSQIKY, from the coding sequence ATGAAAAATGATCCTAAGTATCAATATATGAGCACAATAATGAAAGCGATGGCACATCCGACACGATTATTTATTCTGGATTTACTTGCTGAAAAGGAATATTGCGTATGTGAATTGCAGAAACAGATCGGAACGGATATCTCAACCGTTTCCAGGCATTTAGCTGTTCTAAAAAATGCTAAACTAATATGTAGTCACAAAGTGAATAATCAGGTCTGGTATAATCTGCTATGTCCCTGTGTGCTGAACTTTTATAATTGTTTGTCCCAAATTAAATATTAG
- a CDS encoding ATP-binding protein, which translates to MEFLNRHTEMSILKEELAKKESRLVMLYGRRRVGKSALLQNLDIKDRIYYLADINAAEVQRAFFAAELTKFIPGFNSVQYPDWFTFFQQANRQLTKKITLIIDEFPYLVKSSPELPSVLQKIIDLKQNSMFHIILCGSSQQMMQGAVLEKGSPLFGRAQRIIKLQPLECYWLQQALNVTPVQAIEEYSVWGGIPRYWEIRNEFQSMWEAIREAILDPYGILYEEPFHLFMDDLSGAVQPISIASLIGMGCNKLSEIAGRLNKPATNLTRAIQVLIDTGYIKRDICWGENYKNSKKTLYRLDDPLTRFFFTFVVPNKSKLNSRQIAIVEKEIKNRWQVYVSETWEELCRQRIVKLTINNTSFLPAQRWWQQTKTGSQTEIDIIAESVDKKDLLVGEAKWQKKIKPETILRELEQKITALPLKKEYQHIYRLVMLPELEFAVQGDIVFAGADFVCGK; encoded by the coding sequence ATGGAATTCTTAAACAGACACACTGAAATGTCTATACTTAAGGAAGAGTTAGCGAAAAAGGAAAGCCGGTTAGTTATGCTTTATGGACGTCGTCGGGTCGGAAAAAGTGCTCTTTTACAGAACTTAGATATAAAGGACAGGATTTATTACCTGGCAGATATCAATGCTGCAGAGGTTCAGCGAGCTTTTTTTGCTGCTGAACTGACAAAGTTTATTCCCGGTTTTAATTCTGTTCAATATCCGGATTGGTTCACTTTTTTCCAGCAGGCAAACCGGCAATTGACAAAGAAAATAACCCTTATAATAGATGAATTTCCTTATCTGGTGAAAAGTTCTCCCGAATTACCCAGCGTTCTGCAAAAGATAATTGACCTCAAACAGAATTCTATGTTTCATATAATTCTTTGTGGCAGTTCGCAACAGATGATGCAAGGTGCGGTTCTGGAAAAAGGTTCTCCTCTTTTTGGCAGAGCCCAGAGGATTATCAAACTCCAACCCTTGGAGTGTTACTGGTTGCAACAAGCTTTAAATGTTACTCCTGTTCAGGCAATAGAAGAATATTCTGTCTGGGGAGGAATTCCACGCTATTGGGAAATAAGAAATGAATTTCAAAGTATGTGGGAAGCAATCAGAGAGGCAATTCTTGATCCTTACGGTATACTCTATGAAGAACCCTTCCATTTATTTATGGATGATCTTAGTGGGGCTGTGCAGCCTATAAGTATTGCTTCTTTAATCGGAATGGGCTGCAATAAGCTTTCTGAAATAGCTGGCAGATTGAATAAACCAGCTACTAATCTAACCAGAGCTATACAAGTTCTGATTGACACCGGTTATATCAAAAGGGATATCTGCTGGGGTGAGAATTATAAGAACAGTAAAAAGACCTTATACCGTCTGGATGATCCTCTAACCAGATTCTTTTTTACTTTTGTAGTTCCCAACAAGTCCAAATTGAACAGCAGACAAATAGCAATCGTGGAAAAGGAAATTAAAAACCGTTGGCAGGTTTATGTTTCTGAGACCTGGGAAGAACTATGTAGACAACGCATAGTAAAACTTACAATTAATAACACAAGTTTCCTTCCGGCACAGCGTTGGTGGCAACAAACAAAAACCGGAAGCCAAACGGAAATAGATATCATTGCTGAATCTGTAGATAAAAAGGATTTGCTTGTTGGTGAAGCAAAATGGCAGAAAAAAATAAAACCGGAAACCATATTAAGGGAACTGGAACAGAAAATTACTGCTCTACCTCTTAAAAAAGAATATCAACATATCTACCGTTTAGTAATGCTTCCGGAACTTGAATTTGCAGTACAGGGAGATATTGTTTTTGCAGGAGCAGATTTTGTGTGTGGTAAGTAG